Within the Atribacterota bacterium genome, the region TTCCTACAATACTGGCAATATCTGTTCCACCCGTCTGGGTAGCAACTCCCAGCATCCCCAGAAGCTGACCTCCGATTCCACCGCCAATAATACCAGCAATAGAATTCATCAGTGTTCCAAGAGAAAACTCTTTCATCAATGAACCTGCGATATTACCCCCAACTGCACCGCTGACTAACTGAATAATTAATGGTAAAAGATTACCCATAAAATACCTCCATTTTTTAAAATCATAAAATATAGATAAGATAGCTTTTTCTTGTATAGAGATATTGCTAAACAGTTAATAAAAAAATATCGGCAGTACTTTTTAAGCTGTTATCTTGTGATCTCACCTCCTCTTATAAATATTATCCAGAAACAAAGACCAAGAAATTTATTTCAGTTTTAATAATTTAAAATACATTTATTTTTGGTTTACTTTTATTATTTTTATTTTTCTTACATTATAATCCTTATATATTAAATAGTATATAAATATTTTTTTAATAATGCTGCGCTTTTTCTGACAAATTTTCGCTGGAATGAATAAAGAAATATCTGTTTTCCTTCATATTCAATGCAGGTCTACATGCCTGTATATTCCTTTTTAATAATTAAAAACCTCTACTCTGTCCTATCCAGGGGGCATTCTTACCTGCTTTAAATTCCTCTACTCCAGGACCTTGTAGCAGATGCAAACGCCGGATACCATATATATAAGTTAAAATTAGTACAAATAAAGTTAAAGGCCATCCCAGTAAGATATTAACCCATGCTATCCTGGATACATCTCCAATCCTTAATAATAAAATCTGTATAAATAAACGCGTCAGAATCAATCCCGTCCAAAACCAGGTTACTTCAAGATATGCCGGCTTGATATCCTTACGCCAATACCATTCCAGAGGCCATCCACGGCTTAAATGACTTGCCCAGGCAGCCAGAGGCTTACCGGTTATTAAGCTTACTACAGCTAAAACTAAAAGCAACCCGCTACTTATGACAGGTCCGATAAAATAAAGAGCCGGGTTTCTGGTTAAATATACCAGGACTGATGCCATTATAACTCCAACCAAGCCACCCAGGGCATATTTCAAATCTTGCCTCTTAATAAGACGAATAGCTGCCAATATTAATGCCAGAAAAAATGAAGCTACAACAGCCAAATTTAAATTTGCGATACTATTAAATAAAACAAAAAATAATGGTGGAAAGATGGCATCAAGTGTCTTACCAGAAATAACTGAATTAATCTCTTCTAATATTTCTTTGCTTTTAACCAAAATTATGACACTTTCCTTTATTCTTAATTTTACTAAATAATAGGTTAGTAAAGGGGCATGATAGCTGCCCCTTTACTAAATTGCTAACTCTTAAATATTTTAGATAATATCAAACCTATCGGCATTCATTACCTTATTCCAGGCAGATACAAAGTCTTGTAAGAATTTCTCCTGAGCATCTTCACAAGCATAGACTTCCGCAATTGCCCGGAGCTGAGAATTAGAACCGAAAATGAGATCTACGCGGGTAGCAGTCCATTTAAGTTCATCGGTTGCACGATCACGACCCTCAAACACATTCTTCTCTTTGTCTTTTGCCTTCCAGGTTGTACTCATATCAAGCAGGCTCACGAAAAAATCATTGGTAAGAGATTCAGGCCTGCTGGTAAAGACCCCATGTTGGGATTGCCCATAATTAGCATTCAAAACACGCATACCGCCAATTAGAACGGTCATTTCAGGAGCGGTCAATGTAAGAAGTTGTGCCTTATCAAGTAATAGTTCCTCTGCTGATAGCGAGTATTTTCCTTTAAGATAGTTGCGAAATCCGTCTGCAACCGGTTCAAGGACTTTAAATGCTTCCACATCAGTCTGTTCTTGTGATGCATCTGTCCGTCCAGGTACAAATGGTACATTCACCTCATAACCGGCATTTTTAGCAGCTTTCTCTATACCAGCACACCCACCCAGGACAATCAGATCAGCAAGTGACACCTTCTTCCCTCCGGACTGAGTGCTATTAAACTCTTTCTGGATACCTTCTATTTTCTGAAGTACAGCCTTTAATTGTTCTGGCTGGTTAACCTCCCAATCAACCTGTGGTGCAAGACGTATTCTTGCCCCATTCGCCCCGCCGCGCATGTCTGAACCACGGAAAGTAGATGCTGCAGCCCAGGCTGTTGAAACCAGCTGGGAAACAGATAATCCAGAGGTAATAATCTTATTCTTGAGTTTTGTGATATCCTGTTCATTAATTAGTTCATGATCAACTTCTGGAACTGGATCTTGCCAGAGTAGTTCCTCTTTTGGAACTTCCGGGCCAAGATAACGTGAACGAGGTCCCATATCACGGTGGGTTAACTTAAACCATGCACGTGCGAAGGCATCTTCAAATTCTTCAGGATTTTCCAGATAGTGGCGTGCGATCGGCTCATATTTTGGGTCATAACGTAGTGACATATCTGCTGTGGTCATCATTGGCCGGTGTTTCTTTGAAGGATCATGCGCATCAACTACCATATCTTCTTCATCAACATCCTTGGCCAGCCATTGATTTGCGCCTGCAGGGCTTTTAACTAACTCCCACTCATATTTGAACAACACTTTAAGATACCCCATGTCCCATTTTGTTGGTTTCGGTTTCCATGCACCCTCTATTCCACTACCAATAGTATCTCCGCCTTTTCCACTGCCAAAACTGCTCTTCCATCCGAGACCTTGTTCTTCAATGGGAGCAGCTTCAGGTTCAGGACCCACATGAGTTGCAGGACCTGCACCATGACATTTACCAAAGGTATGACCTCCTGCAATCAGGGCAACAGTCTCTTTATCATTCATAGCCATACGAGCAAATGTCTCTCTGACGTCCCGACCGGAGGCAACCGGATCCGGATTACCGTTTGGACCTTCCGGGTTTACATATATCAAACCCATCTGAACGGCAGCAAGGGGATTTTCCAATTCTCTGTCTCCGGAATAGCGCTTATCTCCAAGCCATTCACTTTCAGAGCCCCAATAAACGTCCTCTTCCGGCTCCCACACATCCTTTCGTCCACCGGCAAAACCAAAGGTTTTTAAACCCATCGACTCTAAAGCACAATTACCGGTTAGAACCATCAGATCAGCCCAGGAAATCTTCCTACCATATTTCTGTTTAATTGGCCAGAGTAAACGACGTGCTTTATCCAGGTTTACATTGTCAGGCCAGCTGTTTAAGGGGGCTAAACGTTGAGATCCTGATCCCGCACCCCCACGACCATCACCCATTCGGTAGGTCCCTGCACTGTGCCAGGCCATCCGAATAAAAAGCGGACCATAGTGACCATAATCAGCTGGCCACCACTCCTGTGAATCATTCATCAAAGCATAGAGGTCTTTTTTTATCGCTTTCAAATCAAGTTTTTTAAATTCTTCAGCATAATTGAACGACTCTTCCATCGGATTACTCAAGTTTGAGTGTTGGTGAAGAATCTTGAGATTCAATTGATTAGGCCACCACTCTTTATTCGAAGTTCCACCGCCTGTAGTGATATTTCCGGTTTTGCCCGTTACCGGGCATTTGCTTTTTTCATTCATATTATATCCTCCTTTTAATCTTTTTTATCTATATTATTTTTATTTACATTTGATAAACACCCAGGACAAATGCCTTTGAAATATATATTCTTATCGATTATTTTGAAACCGTTCAATTCTTTCGCTTTTAAGGAATCAAAGTCTATAAAGAAATTGGTTATTTCACCACAAATTTCACACTTAAAATGTCCATGTTTTTCGGTAATGATATCATAGCGGGTTTCATGTTCTTCAATATTGACTGCTCTTACTAATCCATTTTCAAGAAAGAGATTTAATGTATTGTAAATCGTAGTTTTTGATAAAGTAGGTATTTCTCTTTGAAGATCCTTAAATATCTGTTCTGCAGTTGGATGATATTGGTTTTTGTATAAATAGTCCAATATTCTTAGTCTCTGATATGAGGGGTGTATTTTTCTTTTTTTTAATTCGGTTGATAAATCATTAAAGTTTGATTTCATTAATCATCCTTATCTTATAATTTATAATAAGTTTATATTTGTAATGATTACAAAATAATATACAATACAATATTTCTCTTGTCAATCTAAACTTTTATAACAATAAGTCCTCTAAGGACTAAGGATTTTTCCCGCTGTGGATTGAAAAAATTATCCAGATTTAAAACATTTTATCTTAATTTACCAGACGAGATGTTTCTATATTAATTATAATCATTACTATAAATAAGGGGATGTTAACTGGCCTGTTATTTATACAGGGCAAATCAACATCCCCTTTGCTTTTACTTTTCTTTTAATTAATTATCTTATACTTTATACTTTTACAAATTCCTTGTCTTTCTTTATCACACTTTTATCTGGTATATAAAAGTGAAATTCGTTAACCCTTGGCAATTTAATACCCAGGGTCTCCTGCATCAATTCCTCTATGGTTTCGATAAAAATAAATTGAATATCTTTCTTTATCTCCTCCGGGACATCGCAAAGATCTTTTTTATTTTCCAAAGGAAGGAGTATTTTTTTAATACCGGAACGATGTGCCGCTATTACCTTTTCTTTTATTCCCCCCACCGGAAGAATTGTGCCTCTTAAGGATATTTCTCCGGTCATTGCAATTTTTGCATCTACCGGAATTCCGGTAAACAGAGAAGCTATTGATGTAAACAGGGTCACACCGGCAGATGGACCATCTTTAGGTATAGAGCCCTGTGGTATATGAATATGAAGGTCATGTTTATCAAAATGATTATCCTCCAAACTCAAAAACAATCTCGATCTGATTAAGCTCTGAGAAATTTTAGCCGACTCTTTCATAACATCACCTAATTGCCCTGTAAGGGTTAGCTCTCCCTTTCCTGGCATAAAAGCACTTTCAATAAATAAAATATC harbors:
- a CDS encoding DUF3159 domain-containing protein yields the protein MVKSKEILEEINSVISGKTLDAIFPPLFFVLFNSIANLNLAVVASFFLALILAAIRLIKRQDLKYALGGLVGVIMASVLVYLTRNPALYFIGPVISSGLLLVLAVVSLITGKPLAAWASHLSRGWPLEWYWRKDIKPAYLEVTWFWTGLILTRLFIQILLLRIGDVSRIAWVNILLGWPLTLFVLILTYIYGIRRLHLLQGPGVEEFKAGKNAPWIGQSRGF
- a CDS encoding Fur family transcriptional regulator; this translates as MKSNFNDLSTELKKRKIHPSYQRLRILDYLYKNQYHPTAEQIFKDLQREIPTLSKTTIYNTLNLFLENGLVRAVNIEEHETRYDIITEKHGHFKCEICGEITNFFIDFDSLKAKELNGFKIIDKNIYFKGICPGCLSNVNKNNIDKKD
- the katG gene encoding catalase/peroxidase HPI gives rise to the protein MNEKSKCPVTGKTGNITTGGGTSNKEWWPNQLNLKILHQHSNLSNPMEESFNYAEEFKKLDLKAIKKDLYALMNDSQEWWPADYGHYGPLFIRMAWHSAGTYRMGDGRGGAGSGSQRLAPLNSWPDNVNLDKARRLLWPIKQKYGRKISWADLMVLTGNCALESMGLKTFGFAGGRKDVWEPEEDVYWGSESEWLGDKRYSGDRELENPLAAVQMGLIYVNPEGPNGNPDPVASGRDVRETFARMAMNDKETVALIAGGHTFGKCHGAGPATHVGPEPEAAPIEEQGLGWKSSFGSGKGGDTIGSGIEGAWKPKPTKWDMGYLKVLFKYEWELVKSPAGANQWLAKDVDEEDMVVDAHDPSKKHRPMMTTADMSLRYDPKYEPIARHYLENPEEFEDAFARAWFKLTHRDMGPRSRYLGPEVPKEELLWQDPVPEVDHELINEQDITKLKNKIITSGLSVSQLVSTAWAAASTFRGSDMRGGANGARIRLAPQVDWEVNQPEQLKAVLQKIEGIQKEFNSTQSGGKKVSLADLIVLGGCAGIEKAAKNAGYEVNVPFVPGRTDASQEQTDVEAFKVLEPVADGFRNYLKGKYSLSAEELLLDKAQLLTLTAPEMTVLIGGMRVLNANYGQSQHGVFTSRPESLTNDFFVSLLDMSTTWKAKDKEKNVFEGRDRATDELKWTATRVDLIFGSNSQLRAIAEVYACEDAQEKFLQDFVSAWNKVMNADRFDII